A single region of the Dryobates pubescens isolate bDryPub1 chromosome 11, bDryPub1.pri, whole genome shotgun sequence genome encodes:
- the PDC gene encoding phosducin, which yields MSSPHRCYSKDDKDTRERFCRKMSMQEYELIHDEQEDESCLQKYRKRCMQDMHQRLSFGPKYGYLCELQNGEQFLEAVEKERKTTTVIVHIYEDGIKGCDALNNSLTCLAAEYTTVKFCKIKASNTGAGDRFSNEVLPTLLVYKGGELLSNFINISEQFNEEFFAVDVEAFLNEYGLLPERELPSLGNGNTDEPDVE from the exons ATGTCATCTCCACACAGATGTTACAGTAAAGATGATAAAGACACCAGAGAGAGATTCTGCCGTAAG ATGAGCATGCAGGAGTACGAATTAATTCATGATGAGCAAGAAGATGAAAGCTGCCTACAAAAATACCGCAAGCGCTGCATGCAGGATATGCACCAGAGGCTGAGCTTTGGGCCGAAATATGGCTACTTGTGTGAGCTGCAGAACGGGGAACAGTTCCTGGAGGCCGTGGAGAAAGAACGCAAAACCACCACCGTCATTGTCCACATTTATGAAGACGGCATCAAGGGCTGCGATGCTCTCAACAACAGCCTGACCTGCCTGGCGGCTGAGTACACCACCGTGAAGTTCTGCAAGATCAAAGCCTCCAACACAGGGGCTGGAGACCGCTTCTCCAATGAAGTGCTTCCCACTCTGCTCGTCTATAAGGGTGGGGAGCTTCTGAGCAATTTCATCAACATTTCTGAACAGTTCAATGAGGAGTTTTTTGCTGTGGATGTGGAGGCTTTCCTAAATGAGTATGGGCTGCTGCCTGAAAGGGAGCTTCCATCCCTGGGAAATGGCAACACAGATGAGCCAGATGTTGAGTAA